One part of the Pseudophryne corroboree isolate aPseCor3 chromosome 3 unlocalized genomic scaffold, aPseCor3.hap2 SUPER_3_unloc_86, whole genome shotgun sequence genome encodes these proteins:
- the LOC134984841 gene encoding oocyte zinc finger protein XlCOF22-like translates to MMENHRPLTSLDGPSNRDTPERCPRPLNSQDCTEENHRIPQEDQVERLSRIKAEDKRREEETYVTDIKAEDIEGEEETYVTDIKAEDKRREEETYVTDIKAEDIEEEEETYVTDMKAEDTEREEETYVTDIKAEDIEGEEETNVTDMKAEDIEGEEETYVTDIKAEDIEGEEETYVTDIKAEDIEGEEETYVTDIKAEDTEGEEETYVTDIKTEDIEEEEEKYVTDIKAEDLEGEEETYVTDMKAEDTEGEEETYVRGDQQCKEEEIPTDISTADGPTSRNISEGHLMLSLDCEITDNDSRQDSPGDNLIIPIIHPALSTDPPDPGKSSPDHSDIGASITALRLDTEFPCSTDAKCFTQNTNRITHQPAKAGERLFPCSECGKCFTYKSDLVTHQRRHTGEKPFPCSECGKFFTSKSNLVAHQRRHTGEKPYSCSECGKCFAQKSDLFKHQRSHTGEKPYSCSECGKCFASKSYLVTHQRSHTGEKPYSCSECMKCFPQKSDLITHQRSHTGEKPFPCSECGTFFASKSNLVTHQRSHTGEKPYSCSECGKCFAHKSSLFKHQRSHTGEKPYSCSECGKFFASQSILVTHQRSHTGEKPYSCSECGKCFASKSNLAAHQKSHTDEKPYSCSECGKCFVSKPNLVTHQRSHTGEQPYSCSECGKCFAHKSSFVSHQRSHTGEKPYSCSVCGKCFPQKSALVTHQRSHTGEKPYSCSECGKCFRQKSHLVTHQRSHTGEKPFSCCERNIYVEHIRHYPSTEPFKSSGV, encoded by the exons atgatggagaatcaccggcccctcacatcactgg atgggcccagtaacagagataccccagagagatgtccccgtcctctgaattcccaggattgtacagaggagaatcacaggatcccacaggaggatcaggtag aacgtctttctcgtataaaggcagaagataaaaggagagaagaagagacgtatgtgactgatataaaggcagaagatatagagggagaagaagagacgtatgtgactgatataaaggcagaagataaaaggagagaagaagagacgtatgtgactgatataaaggcagaagatatagaggaagaagaagagacgtatgtgactgatatgaaggcagaagatacagagagagaagaagagacgtatgtgactgatataaaggcagaagatatagagggagaagaagagacgaatgtgactgatatgaaggcagaagatatagagggagaagaagagacgtatgtgactgatataaaggcagaagatatagagggagaagaagagacgtatgtgactgatataaaggcagaagatatagagggagaagaagagacatatgtgactgatataaaggcagaagatacagagggagaagaagagacgtatgtgactgatataaagactgaagatatagaggaagaagaagagaagtatgtgactgatataaaggcagaagatctagagggagaagaagagacgtatgtgactgatatgaaggcagaagatacagagggagaagaagagacgtatgtgaggggtgatcagcagtgtaaagaggaggagatccctacagatatcagcacag cagatggacccacaagcaggaatatctcagaaggacatctaatgttatccctggattgtgaaataacagataacgacagtagacaggattctccaggagataacctcattatcccaattatacatccagctctatcaactgatccccctgatcctgggaaatcttctcctgatcactctgatattggtgcatctattacagctctgagattagatacagagtttccctgttctacagatgccaaatgttttacacagaacacaaaccgtattactcatcagccagctaaggcaggtgagaggctatttccatgttctgagtgtgggaaatgttttacatataaatcagatcttgttacacatcagagacgtcacactggtgagaagccatttccatgttctgagtgtgggaaattttttacaagtaaatcaaatcttgttgcacatcagagacgtcacacaggtgagaagccgtattcctgttctgagtgtgggaaatgttttgcacagaaatctgatctttttaaacatcagagaagtcacacaggtgagaagccgtattcctgttctgagtgtgggaaatgttttgcatcgaaatcatatcttgttacacatcagagaagtcacacaggtgagaagccgtattcctgttctgagtgtatgaaatgttttccacagaaatcagatcttattacacatcagagaagtcacactggtgagaagccatttccatgttctgagtgtgggacattttttgcatcgaaatcaaatcttgttacacatcagagaagtcacacaggtgagaagccgtattcctgttctgagtgtgggaaatgttttgcacataaatcgtctctttttaaacatcagagaagtcacacaggtgagaagccgtattcctgttctgagtgtgggaaattttttgcaTCGCAAtcaattcttgttacacatcagagaagtcacacaggtgagaagccgtattcctgttctgagtgtgggaaatgttttgcatcaaaATCAAATCTTGctgcacatcagaaaagtcacacagatgagaagccgtattcctgttctgagtgtgggaaatgttttgtatcgaaaccaaatcttgttacacatcagagaagtcacacaggtgagcagccatattcctgttctgagtgtgggaaatgttttgcacacaaatcatcttttgttagtcatcagagaagtcacacaggtgaaaagccgtattcctgttctgtgtgtgggaaatgttttccacagaaatcggctcttgttacacatcagagaagtcacacaggtgagaagccgtattcctgttctgagtgtgggaaatgttttagacagaaatcacatcttgttacacatcagagaagtcatacaggtgagaagccattttcatgctgtgagagaaatatatatgttgaacatattagacattacccaagcacggaaccatttaaatcttctggagtataa